A genomic window from Solanum dulcamara chromosome 11, daSolDulc1.2, whole genome shotgun sequence includes:
- the LOC129872658 gene encoding ethylene-responsive transcription factor ERF095-like → MTPRKISNTAIPSMEMRYKGVRKLPCGGYAAEMKDSSQRRFVWLGTFDTAEEAARAYDTAARRYLDPRTIINFPPLTDKDGLERTRNYLHKLNRKDVIMNYSNNAIGSSSRSGGGAVRFPMPNHDFRRFTTITGASVVMSMVRDNNLLEALMKEGVILPDPEIMGVGGANDGNNTQPLNLELTLAPPGSM, encoded by the coding sequence aTGACACCAAGGAAAATTAGCAACACAGCAATTCCCTCAATGGAGATGCGATATAAGGGTGTGAGGAAGCTTCCATGTGGGGGCTATGCAGCTGAGATGAAAGATTCCAGCCAGAGAAGATTTGTCTGGCTGGGAACCTTTGATACCGCTGAAGAAGCTGCTAGGGCTTATGATACGGCAGCCAGGCGGTATCTCGACCCCAGAACCATAATTAATTTTCCTCCGTTAACTGATAAGGATGGCCTCGAAAGAACCAGAAATTATCTCCACAAGCTTAATCGTAAGgatgtcattatgaattattcTAACAACGCTATCGGATCGTCTTCTAGATCAGGCGGAGGTGCAGTGAGGTTTCCGATGCCAAATCATGATTTTCGTCGTTTCACAACTATCACCGGAGCTTCTGTTGTGATGTCGATGGTGCGAGATAACAACTTATTAGAGGCTTTGATGAAAGAAGGAGTGATACTTCCGGACCCGGAGATCATGGGGGTCGGCGGCGCTAACGATGGCAACAATACTCAGCCTCTCAATCTTGAACTCACCCTTGCACCGCCAGGGAGCATGTAA